Part of the Candidatus Dormiibacterota bacterium genome is shown below.
CAGTCGCGGCGATGCCGGTATCGTTGCCGCGCTTCGACGTGATCTCGAACGTCGACGGCCGGGCGTACCGCGATGTCGAAACGATCAAGATCAACCTCGTGCGCTCGGTCACCGACGAGGTGCGGTGGCACGAAACGTCAGAGGCCTTGCTCCGCTACGGGCTCGACATGGTCGTGGAGTTCGGGGCGAGTCCGGTGCTCACGGGGATGATGCGGCGACTGCCGGATGCGCCGCGGACGCTCGCGGTGAGCGACATGCACGGCGTCCTGGCGCTCCGCGACGCGTGCGCGCAAGGCACGGCCGTATGAGGTTTGCCGGTCAAGCGGCGCTCATCACCGGGGCGAGCCGCGGTATCGGACGTGCGATCGCGGTCGAGCTCGCGAAGGCCGGCGCGGACGTCGCGCTCGTCGGGCGCGATCGAGCGGCGCTCGAAGAGACGGCGGGCTTTTGCGCTGCGGCGCGCGTCGGCGCGAGCGCACATGTCGTGATCGCGGACGTGACGCATCGCGATGCGATCGAGAGCGCCGTCGAAGAGACCGTGCAGCGTTACGGGCGCGTCGACGCGGCCGTGGCGAACGCGGGGCAATCGGCCGACGCGCTGCTGCTTCGGCTGAAGGACGACGTCCTCGACCGGCTGATCGACGCGAATCTGAAATCGGCGTTTTATCTGTGCGGAGCGGTGGCCAAGCCGATGATGAAACAGCGGAGCGGGTCGATCGTGCTGGTCTCGAGCATCGTGGGGTTGACCGGAAACGCAGGCCAGGCGGCGTATGCTGCGACCAAAGCCGGGCTGATCGGCCTGTGCAAGTCGGCTGCAAAGGAGTTGGGTTCGAGGAATATAAGAGTCAACGCCGTCGCGCCCGGTCTGATCGAGACGGCGATGACCGAGAAGATGCCCGAAGCCGCAAGAGAGATGCTCGTCAAGCAGGCCGCCCTCGGGCGCCCCGGAACCCCGGAGGACGTCAGCGGCGTCGTGGCGTTCCTCTGTTCGAGCGCCGCAGGGTACATAACCGGCCAGACCATCGTCGTCGACGGCGGGGTCGTGATGTGAAGGGAGAGCTATGGCTACCACGTTCGAAAAAGTGAAGAAGATCATCGTCGAGCAGCTCGGCGTGGACGAGGCGGAGGTTACTCCCGAGGCGTCGATCACCGACGACCTGGGCGCCGATTCGCTCGACCAGGTCGAGTTGGTGATGGCGTTCGAGACCGAGTTCAACATCGACATCCCCGACGAAGAAGCGGAGAAGATCAAGACCGTCGGCGACGCGGTGAAACGAATCGACGAAAGCACTGCGAACGCGTAAGAGCGAACGGCGGGCTTCCGATCGTGTTTGATCAGCTGAGCGACCGCCTCGGCGCGATTTTCTCGCGCCTGACCGGGCGAGGAAAGGTCACGGAAGCTGAGCTGAACGAGGCGCTGCGCGAGGTTCGCGTTGCGTT
Proteins encoded:
- the fabG gene encoding 3-oxoacyl-ACP reductase FabG, whose protein sequence is MRFAGQAALITGASRGIGRAIAVELAKAGADVALVGRDRAALEETAGFCAAARVGASAHVVIADVTHRDAIESAVEETVQRYGRVDAAVANAGQSADALLLRLKDDVLDRLIDANLKSAFYLCGAVAKPMMKQRSGSIVLVSSIVGLTGNAGQAAYAATKAGLIGLCKSAAKELGSRNIRVNAVAPGLIETAMTEKMPEAAREMLVKQAALGRPGTPEDVSGVVAFLCSSAAGYITGQTIVVDGGVVM
- a CDS encoding acyl carrier protein, with translation MATTFEKVKKIIVEQLGVDEAEVTPEASITDDLGADSLDQVELVMAFETEFNIDIPDEEAEKIKTVGDAVKRIDESTANA